Genomic DNA from Providencia sp. PROV188:
AAGCCTCAGACGGTATTATCTTCGCAACACCGGAATATAACCGCTCAATGCCAGGTGTATTAAAGAATGCGATTGACCAAGGTTCACGTCCTTGGGGTGATAACTCATGGGATGGTATTCCTGCGGGAGTATTAGGGGTTTCGATTGGTAATATTAGCACCGCAATTGCCCAACAACATTTACGCAATAGCCTTGCATTTCTTAATATGCCGACGATGAATCAACCTGAGTGTTATTTAAAATGGTATGACGGCATGGTGGATGAGCAAGATACTATTTCCCCAAAAAGTAAGGATTTCTTGCAGCCTTGGGCAGATAACTTTGCCAAATTTGTTATCCATAATAGTGTGCGTTAATCACTGATTTTATATATAAAAAAGGCATCACCAAGGTGATGCCTCTGACCATTTCCAAACAGAATCGATATTAACGCCCTGCTTTCAGCTTTTGGAAATACTCTTCAT
This window encodes:
- a CDS encoding NADPH-dependent FMN reductase, which translates into the protein MSNQYNIGVVVGSLRADSYNLKVAKAITKLFPSNFTFKFINIADLPLYNQEADQNVPAVVANFKSQIKASDGIIFATPEYNRSMPGVLKNAIDQGSRPWGDNSWDGIPAGVLGVSIGNISTAIAQQHLRNSLAFLNMPTMNQPECYLKWYDGMVDEQDTISPKSKDFLQPWADNFAKFVIHNSVR